CGGATTCGCATCAAGGTTCAGAATCTGGACAATCCGCAAACGTACGGCGTGTTTTACACAACGTACGTCGTTTGGGCTGTGACGCCGGAGGGCCAGGCCGACAATCTGACCGAACTCCCCAGTGGGTATGCCGCGGAGTTTCAAGCCATGAGCACGGCGCAAACGTTTGGGTTGATTATCACCGCCGAACCGCACAACGCTGTCAAATTCCCTTCCCCGAAAGTAGTCGCGGAAACTTCACTGCCCAAAAATGCCACTGCTGGAGTGCAAACCGTCCAAGCCGAATATAAAGCCGACAAGGGGAATTTGTATGAAGCCAGCGACAACGATTCGCTGAAAGCCGATTACACCACGCCACGTTTAATTCTGGGCGCACGCCGTTCGCTGGACATTGCGCGCAAAGCTGGCGCAAAGGAATTTGCCGCCGATGAATGGAAACAGGCTGAAGGCAAGTTGAACACGCTGGAACAAATCTGGCCGCGCAACCTGAAGGACGAAAACAAATTCAGCGGAATGGCTCGTGACGTGATGCGGCTGGCTCAAGTCGCCCGCGACCAAGCCACCGAGCGCGAAGAGCAGGCTCGCATCGAAAACGAGCGCCAGGAACGGTTGCGCCGCCTGGCCGAAGCCAAGGCTGAAGCTGAGCGTGCACAGGAAGAAGCCAATCGCATTCGCCTGGAAGCCGAAAAGGCAAGGGCCGAAGCGGAACGAGCCAAAGCCCAGGCGGAAAATGCCAGGATTGAAGCGGAAAAAGCTGAACGCTCCGCCGCCGAAGAGCGCATTCGTCGCGAAGCCGCCGCGCGTGAAGCCGAAGCGGTGAAAATGAGAGCCGAAAACGAACGCCGCGCCGCCGAAGAAGCTACGCGTCGCGCCGAAGTCGAAAAAGCCGCCGCTCGTGCCGAGGCTGAACGCGCCAACAAAGCTGCGGAAGAAGCCAAGCGCGAACGCGATGCCGCCTATCAAAAGCTGTACGTTTCGCTGTCTGAAATTCTGGACACCAAACGCGAAACGCGCGGATACATTGTCAATCTGGGCGACGTGCTGTTTGACACGGGCAAAGCCACGCTGAAGCCCGCGGCGCGCGAAAAATTGAGTAAACTGGCTGGAATTTTGCTGGCCTATCCGGGCAACCTGACGCTGGAAATCGAAGGCCACACGGATTCGGTCGGTTCCGACGAATTGAACAATAAACTTTCGCAAAACCGCGCCGAAGCCGTCAGCAGTTATTTGAGCGAGGCAGGCGTGAAGGCCGAAAAGATCAAAGCCGTTCGCGGATTCGGCAAAACCAAACCGATTGCGACGAACGACACCGCCGCCGGTCGCCAGCAAAATCGGCGCGTCGAAGTCGTCATCGAAGACGATGACGCTAAGAAACCCAACTAATTGAAAGCTCAATCAATCAAAAGCAAAGGCCGTCAGGAAAATGATTCCTGGCGGCCTTTGATGTGTTTGTTTGGGTATGGAACCGAGATTCTCATAAGACCACCCGGTCCGCACCGATCATAGTTCCGGTTAAAACGTCAGCTTCAGCAAATAACGAATGACGCGTCCGCCGCCGTCGCCAAATTGCGGTTGCAGAAATTGTCCTGCGGGCGTGGTGGTAACGTTGGCCGACGGCCCAGCCGTTGCCGGAGAAAAGGGGCTGATGCTGAACGATCCGTATTGCGGGTGGTTGAACAAATTAAAGAATTCCGTGCGGAATTGCAGGTTCGTGCGTTCGGTCAGCCAAATCTGTTTCCCGACGGTGAAATCAAAGTTGTTGATTCCGCGAGTCCGTTCAGTGTTGCGTCCGGCGGTTCCGGTACGGTTGCTGCCCGCAGCCAGACTGATGTATTGCGCCGTTTTCGGATCAATCGGAGCATTGTTCGCGTCCGGATTGACGTAACCCGTCGGGCTGGAAGCGTTCGGCACTGCGCGCACGCCTTTTTGCCCCAAGGGATTCAAATCCGGGCGGTCGTTGTT
The genomic region above belongs to Acidobacteriota bacterium and contains:
- a CDS encoding OmpA family protein → MKRVAFSLLLAALVAASALAQSAQEPFVKRTTLAVRYVENKKTSVNVNGTSLAPRVIGKADVEYKKNEARIRIKVQNLDNPQTYGVFYTTYVVWAVTPEGQADNLTELPSGYAAEFQAMSTAQTFGLIITAEPHNAVKFPSPKVVAETSLPKNATAGVQTVQAEYKADKGNLYEASDNDSLKADYTTPRLILGARRSLDIARKAGAKEFAADEWKQAEGKLNTLEQIWPRNLKDENKFSGMARDVMRLAQVARDQATEREEQARIENERQERLRRLAEAKAEAERAQEEANRIRLEAEKARAEAERAKAQAENARIEAEKAERSAAEERIRREAAAREAEAVKMRAENERRAAEEATRRAEVEKAAARAEAERANKAAEEAKRERDAAYQKLYVSLSEILDTKRETRGYIVNLGDVLFDTGKATLKPAAREKLSKLAGILLAYPGNLTLEIEGHTDSVGSDELNNKLSQNRAEAVSSYLSEAGVKAEKIKAVRGFGKTKPIATNDTAAGRQQNRRVEVVIEDDDAKKPN